One Mesoplodon densirostris isolate mMesDen1 chromosome X, mMesDen1 primary haplotype, whole genome shotgun sequence genomic region harbors:
- the TSPAN6 gene encoding tetraspanin-6 isoform X3 produces MASPSRRLQTKPVITCFKSVLLIYTFIFWYAMFLTLIFLVELVAAIVGFVFRHEIKNSFKNNYEKALKQYNATGDYRSDAVDKIQNTLRCCGVTDYRDWKDANYYSEKGFPKSCCKLEGCSPQRDADKVNNEGCFIKVMTIIESEMGVVAGISFGVACFQLIGIFLAYCLSRAITNNQYEIV; encoded by the exons ATGGCGTCCCCGTCTCGGAGGCTGCAGACCAAACCGGTCATCACTTGTTTCAAGAGCGTCCTCTTGATCTACACATTCATCTTCTGG TATGCAATGTTTCTGACTCTAATTTTTTTGGTTGAACTGGTCGCTGCCATcgtaggatttgttttcagacaTGAG ATTAAGAACAGCTTTAAGAATAATTATGAGAAAGCTTTAAAGCAATATAACGCTACGGGAGATTATAGAAGCGATGCAGTAGACAAGATCCAAAATACG ttgcgtTGTTGTGGTGTCACCGACTATAGAGATTGGAAGGATGCTAATTATTACTCAGAAAAAGGATTTCCCAAGAGCTGCTGTAAACTTGAAGGTTGTTCTCCTCAGAGAGATGCAGATAAAGTAAACAATGAA GGTTGTTTTATAAAGGTGATGACCATTATAGAGTCAGAAATGGGAGTTGTTGCGGGAATTTCTTTTGGAGTTGCTTGCTTCCAG CTGATTGGAATCTTTCTAGCCTACTGCCTCTCTCGCGCCATAACAAATAACCAGTATGAGATAGTGTAA
- the TSPAN6 gene encoding tetraspanin-6 isoform X1: MASPSRRLQTKPVITCFKSVLLIYTFIFWITGVILLAVGIWGKVSLENYFSLLNEKATNVPFVLIGTGTVIILLGTFGCFATCRASAWMLKLYAMFLTLIFLVELVAAIVGFVFRHEIKNSFKNNYEKALKQYNATGDYRSDAVDKIQNTLRCCGVTDYRDWKDANYYSEKGFPKSCCKLEGCSPQRDADKVNNEGCFIKVMTIIESEMGVVAGISFGVACFQLIGIFLAYCLSRAITNNQYEIV, translated from the exons ATGGCGTCCCCGTCTCGGAGGCTGCAGACCAAACCGGTCATCACTTGTTTCAAGAGCGTCCTCTTGATCTACACATTCATCTTCTGG ATCACTGGTGTTATCCTTCTTGCTGTTGGCATTTGGGGCAAGGTGAGCCTAGagaattatttttcccttttaaatgaAAAGGCCACCAATGTCCCCTTCGTGCTCATTGGCACTGGCACTGTCATTATTCTTTTGGGCACCTTCGGCTGTTTTGCTACCTGCCGAGCTTCTGCATGGATGCTAAAACTG TATGCAATGTTTCTGACTCTAATTTTTTTGGTTGAACTGGTCGCTGCCATcgtaggatttgttttcagacaTGAG ATTAAGAACAGCTTTAAGAATAATTATGAGAAAGCTTTAAAGCAATATAACGCTACGGGAGATTATAGAAGCGATGCAGTAGACAAGATCCAAAATACG ttgcgtTGTTGTGGTGTCACCGACTATAGAGATTGGAAGGATGCTAATTATTACTCAGAAAAAGGATTTCCCAAGAGCTGCTGTAAACTTGAAGGTTGTTCTCCTCAGAGAGATGCAGATAAAGTAAACAATGAA GGTTGTTTTATAAAGGTGATGACCATTATAGAGTCAGAAATGGGAGTTGTTGCGGGAATTTCTTTTGGAGTTGCTTGCTTCCAG CTGATTGGAATCTTTCTAGCCTACTGCCTCTCTCGCGCCATAACAAATAACCAGTATGAGATAGTGTAA
- the TSPAN6 gene encoding tetraspanin-6 isoform X2 translates to MASPSRRLQTKPVITCFKSVLLIYTFIFWITGVILLAVGIWGKYAMFLTLIFLVELVAAIVGFVFRHEIKNSFKNNYEKALKQYNATGDYRSDAVDKIQNTLRCCGVTDYRDWKDANYYSEKGFPKSCCKLEGCSPQRDADKVNNEGCFIKVMTIIESEMGVVAGISFGVACFQLIGIFLAYCLSRAITNNQYEIV, encoded by the exons ATGGCGTCCCCGTCTCGGAGGCTGCAGACCAAACCGGTCATCACTTGTTTCAAGAGCGTCCTCTTGATCTACACATTCATCTTCTGG ATCACTGGTGTTATCCTTCTTGCTGTTGGCATTTGGGGCAAG TATGCAATGTTTCTGACTCTAATTTTTTTGGTTGAACTGGTCGCTGCCATcgtaggatttgttttcagacaTGAG ATTAAGAACAGCTTTAAGAATAATTATGAGAAAGCTTTAAAGCAATATAACGCTACGGGAGATTATAGAAGCGATGCAGTAGACAAGATCCAAAATACG ttgcgtTGTTGTGGTGTCACCGACTATAGAGATTGGAAGGATGCTAATTATTACTCAGAAAAAGGATTTCCCAAGAGCTGCTGTAAACTTGAAGGTTGTTCTCCTCAGAGAGATGCAGATAAAGTAAACAATGAA GGTTGTTTTATAAAGGTGATGACCATTATAGAGTCAGAAATGGGAGTTGTTGCGGGAATTTCTTTTGGAGTTGCTTGCTTCCAG CTGATTGGAATCTTTCTAGCCTACTGCCTCTCTCGCGCCATAACAAATAACCAGTATGAGATAGTGTAA